One stretch of Miscanthus floridulus cultivar M001 chromosome 18, ASM1932011v1, whole genome shotgun sequence DNA includes these proteins:
- the LOC136524229 gene encoding coatomer subunit beta'-2-like → MPLRLEIKRKLAQRSERVKSVDLHSTEPWIMSSLYSGSVCIWNYQTQTMVKSFEVSELPVRSAKFIARKQWVVAGADDMFICVYNYNTMDKVKLFEAHTDYIRCVAVHPTLPYVLSSSDDMLIKLWDWDKGWMCTQIFEGHSHYVMQVTFNPKDTNTFASASLDRTVKIWSLGSPDPNFTLDGHSKGVNCVDYFTGGDRPYLITGSDDQTAKVWDYQTKSCVQTLEGHAHNVSAVCFHPELPIIMTGSEDGTVRLWHSTTYRLENTLNYGLERVWALGYMKGSRRVVIGYDEGTIMIKIGREKPVASMDISGKIIWAKHNEIQTVNIKAVGADVEIADGERLPLAVKELGSCDLYPQSLRHNPNGRFVVVCGDGEYIIYTALAWRNRSFGSALEIVWSTEGEYAVRESTSKIKIYSKNFQEKKSIRPAFSAERIYGGVLLAMCTNDFICFYDWAECRLIHRIDVNVKNVYWADSGDLVTIASDSSFYILKYNRDLVSSHLDGGASVGEEGVEDAFELLHEINERVRTGLWVGDCFIYNNSSWRLNYCVGGEVTTMFHLDRPMYLLGYLANQSRVYLVDKEFNVVGYTLLLSLIEYKTLVMRGDLERANTVLPSIPKEQHNSVAHFLESRGMLEEALDIATDPNYRFDLAVQLGSLEVAKEIAIEARSESKWKQLGELAMSTGKLEMAEECLLQATDLSGLLLLYSSLGDAEGITKLASMAKELGKNNVAFLCLFMLGKLEECLQLLVDSNRIPEAALMARSYLPSKVSDIVSIWKKDLQKVNSKAAESLADPAEYPNLFEDWQIALNVEATIAPKRGVYPPAEEYMTYAERSSESLVEVFKSMNVEEVPSENEDPAHEVIEDEGVEESQEDAVEVEPDVVRKF, encoded by the exons ATG CCGCTCCGGTTAGAGATCAAG AGGAAGCTCGCGCAGAGGTCGGAGAGGGTCAAGTCCGTGGACTTGCATTCCACGGAACCATG GATCATGTCAAGTCTTTATTCTGGCAGCGTCTGCATCTGGAACTACCAGACTCAG ACAATGGTGAAATCTTTTGAAGTCAGTGAGTTACCAG TTCGTTCGGCTAAATTTATTGCACGGAAGCAATGGGTTGTGGCCGGTGCCGATGACATGTTCATCTGTGTGTATAACTATAATACCATGGATAAGGTCAAGTTGTTCGAAGCTCATACTGATTACATCAGGTGTGTGGCTGTTCATCCGACCCTGCCGTATGTATTGTCATCATCAGATGACATGCTTATAAAGCTTTGGGACTGGGATAAGGGTTGGATGTGTACTCAAATTTTTGAGGGCCACTCTCACTATGTCATGCAAGTCACATTTAACCCCAAGGACACAAATACTTTTGCTAGTGCTTCTCTTGATCGTACTGTAAAG ATTTGGAGTCTTGGTTCTCCTGATCCTAACTTCACATTGGATGGTCATTCAAAAGGTGTCAATTGTGTTGATTACTTCACTGGTGGTGATCGGCCATATCTAATTACAGGCTCTGACGATCAAACTGCAAAG GTTTGGGATTATCAAACAAAGAGCTGTGTTCAAACACTTGAAGGACATGCACATAATGTCTCTGCTGTATGTTTCCATCCTGAGCTTCCAATAATAATGACAGGTTCAGAGGATGGAACTGTTCGCCTATGGCACTCCACTACCTACAG GCTTGAGAATACACTTAACTATGGCCTTGAACGAGTTTGGGCATTAGGTTACATGAAGGGCTCACGAAG AGTTGTCATTGGATATGATGAAGGAACAATAATGATTAAGATTGGCCGTGAAAAACCTGTTGCTAGTATGGATATCAGTGGTAAAATCATATGGGCCAAACATAACGAAATTCAAACTGTCAATATCAAGGCAGTCGGTGCGGATGTTGAG ATTGCAGATGGAGAACGTCTGCCATTGGCTGTGAAGGAGCTAGGAAGTTGTGACCTTTACCCACAA AGTTTACGGCACAATCCAAATGGGAGGTTTGTTGTTGTATGTGGAGATGGAGAGTACATTATCTACACAGCACTAGCATGgagaaatagatcctttgggtcTGCTCTTGAAATTGTCTGGTCAACTGAAGGAGAGTATGCTGTAAGGGAAAGCACATCAAAAATAAAGATCTACAGTAAAAACTTTCAG GAGAAGAAAAGTATAAGACCAGCATTCTCTGCAGAACGTATATATGGGGGAGTATTGCTTGCTATGTGTACAAATGATTTCATTTGTTTCTATGACTGGGCAGAGTGCAGGTTGATACATCGAATTGACGTGAACGTAAAA AATGTATATTGGGCTGACAGTGGTGATTTGGTAACAATAGCAAGCGATTCATCATTCTACATTTTGAAGTACAAT AGGGATCTAGTTTCTTCTCATCTAGATGGAGGGGCATCAGTTGGTGAGGaaggtgttgaagatgcctttgaATTGCTTCACGAGATAAATGAACGTGTCCGTACTGGGTTATGGGTCGGAGACTGTTTTATATACAATAATTCTTCATGGCGCCTGAATTACTGCGTTGGAGGAGAG GTTACTACAATGTTTCACTTGGATCGGCCTATGTATTTATTAGGATATCTCGCTAACCAAAGTCGTGTATATCTTGTTGACAAGGAGTTCAA TGTGGTGGGTTATACTTTACTACTCAGTTTGATTGAGTACAAAACACTTGTGATGCGTGGGGATTTGGAACGAGCAAATACTGTTTTACCATCCATACCAAAGGAACAACACAACAG TGTGGCACATTTTCTTGAATCACGTGGCATGTTGGAGGAAGCCCTTGATATAGCCACTGACCCTAATTACAGATTTGACCTGGCTGTGCAGCTTGGAAGCCTCGAAGTTGCAAAG GAAATTGCTATTGAGGCACGGAGTGAATCGAAGTGGAAGCAGTTGGGGGAACTTGCTATGTCCACTGGAAAG CTCGAGATGGCAGAAGAATGTCTCCTTCAAGCTACAGACCTTAGTGGGTTATTGCTTCTATATTCATCACTTGGAGATGCTGAAGGGATAACAAAACTGGCATCAATGGCTAAAGAACTAGGAAAGAACAATGTTGCTTTCCTTTGCTTGTTTATGTTAGGCAAATTGGAAGAATGTCTTCAATTGTTGGTTGATAG TAATCGTATTCCAGAAGCAGCATTGATGGCACGATCTTACCTTCCAAGCAAAGTTTCTGATATTGTTTCAATATGGAAAAAGGACCTTCAAAAG GTGAACTCCAAAGCTGCAGAATCTCTGGCAGATCCTGCTGAGTACCCAAACCTGTTCGAGGACTGGCAGATTGCTCTCAATGTAGAAGCTACCATTGCTCCCAAGAG